One window of Mesorhizobium loti R88b genomic DNA carries:
- a CDS encoding ABC transporter permease produces MPTYRPGPVSLVIAALVALFLLMPLLAVIPVSLTPSRMLAMPSGELSLRHYRALIEDPRWIDSILLSIRIGIVSSAFSTVLALCFSLGVWMFQPRFTAALVGFVLLPMVVPPVVSAITLYFLLTSVSGMSSFFGYDTWLGVVMAHSVMTVPFATVLILVSLSQFDRRIDLAARGLGATVWERATRIIMPNIKFGIVTAALLSFVLSWEEIGVTLFITSVNAITLPRLMWMGLRDNIDPAIAALSVILIIITVLVLAVRSVMARPRGGH; encoded by the coding sequence ATGCCGACCTATCGCCCCGGTCCCGTCTCGCTTGTTATCGCCGCCTTGGTGGCGCTGTTCCTGTTGATGCCGCTGCTCGCCGTCATTCCGGTCTCGCTGACGCCGAGCCGCATGTTGGCGATGCCGTCGGGCGAACTGTCGCTGCGCCACTACAGGGCGTTGATCGAGGATCCGCGTTGGATCGATTCGATCCTGCTCTCGATCCGCATCGGCATCGTCAGCAGTGCCTTTTCCACAGTGCTCGCTCTGTGCTTCAGCCTCGGCGTCTGGATGTTCCAGCCACGCTTCACGGCGGCCCTCGTTGGTTTCGTGTTGCTGCCGATGGTCGTGCCGCCCGTGGTGTCGGCGATCACGCTGTACTTCCTTCTGACCTCGGTCTCGGGGATGAGTTCGTTCTTCGGCTATGACACCTGGCTCGGTGTCGTCATGGCGCATTCGGTGATGACGGTGCCATTCGCCACGGTGCTGATCTTGGTCTCGCTCAGCCAGTTCGACCGCCGCATCGACCTTGCCGCGCGGGGTCTCGGCGCAACTGTCTGGGAGCGCGCCACGCGCATCATCATGCCCAACATCAAATTCGGTATCGTCACCGCGGCGCTATTGTCCTTCGTGCTGTCCTGGGAAGAGATCGGCGTCACCCTGTTCATCACCTCGGTCAACGCCATCACGCTGCCGCGTCTGATGTGGATGGGCCTGCGCGACAACATCGACCCGGCGATCGCAGCGCTGTCGGTGATCCTGATCATCATCACGGTGCTGGTGTTGGCGGTGCGCAGTGTGATGGCCAGGCCGCGCGGCGGGCACTGA
- a CDS encoding ABC transporter permease — protein MRSYLSDRMGAALLMAPLLLFLVLAYAWPFLGVVKWSFTLPTPGLGQYEALLTDDLVQSVFIRTLRIAAIVTIVSVCAAYAITVVWVRGTPAQRLIAEFCILVPFWISVLTRAFGWVALLSNRGLINTWLQAIGFISEPLALVRNEFGVIVGMTHFLIPFAVFPLASAMRSLDDRVLLAARGLGSSRMRTFWTVFVPMTRSGIIGSAMIVFVFSLGFFVTPAILGGGRSVMIAELIYLRIFQSPDWGLGAAISVVLVLFVGVLMAVLFRYVKPRQLI, from the coding sequence ATGCGGTCCTATCTCTCAGACAGGATGGGCGCGGCGCTGTTGATGGCGCCGCTGCTCCTGTTTCTCGTCCTGGCCTATGCCTGGCCGTTCCTCGGCGTCGTCAAATGGAGCTTTACGCTGCCGACGCCTGGGCTCGGCCAGTATGAAGCATTGCTCACCGACGATCTGGTGCAGTCGGTGTTCATCCGCACGCTGCGCATCGCCGCCATCGTTACCATCGTCTCGGTCTGCGCCGCCTACGCCATCACTGTCGTCTGGGTGCGTGGCACCCCCGCGCAGCGCCTGATCGCCGAATTCTGCATCCTCGTGCCGTTCTGGATATCGGTGCTGACACGCGCCTTCGGCTGGGTGGCGCTGCTCTCCAATCGCGGCCTGATCAACACCTGGCTGCAGGCGATCGGCTTCATTTCCGAACCGCTGGCGCTGGTGCGCAATGAATTCGGTGTCATCGTCGGCATGACGCATTTCCTCATTCCGTTCGCCGTCTTTCCGCTGGCGTCGGCCATGCGCAGCCTCGACGACCGGGTGCTGCTCGCAGCGCGCGGCCTCGGCTCCAGCCGTATGCGCACCTTCTGGACCGTGTTCGTGCCGATGACGCGCTCCGGCATCATCGGCTCCGCGATGATCGTCTTCGTGTTTTCGCTCGGCTTTTTCGTTACCCCGGCAATCCTCGGCGGCGGCCGCAGCGTCATGATCGCCGAGCTGATCTATCTCAGGATTTTCCAGAGCCCGGACTGGGGGCTGGGCGCGGCGATCAGCGTCGTGCTGGTGCTGTTCGTCGGCGTGCTGATGGCGGTGCTGTTCCGCTATGTCAAACCGAGGCAGTTGATCTGA
- a CDS encoding ABC transporter substrate-binding protein has translation MTNDTRKQAIDSLSAKAGRGEISRRQFTQLAALVLAGTPMLLRSTGAFAQAKELVLVNWGGDAITAYDAAYGQAFTKDTGITVKMDGSGPTEGAISAQFKSGAPTWDLVDVDPFSAITLGAQGALEPIDYNIVDKKKMRPGFGWDYAASTYFFSYIIAYDSEKYGKDAPTGMADFFDVKKFPGKRSLYKWGVSSWEAALLADGIAPASLYPLDLKRAHDKIAAFKENVVAYWGGGAESQSVLLNGEASMAIVWSTRASLIEQDSGGKIKFIWDQGLISPGALAVLKGNPGGKDAAMKFIASAQDPQKQLIMFDKLGQGPANPATDALIPADKKRINPVDPDNMKKQIALDMDWYAKNYGAALDEYTKIISA, from the coding sequence ATGACTAACGATACCAGGAAACAAGCCATCGACAGCCTGTCCGCCAAGGCAGGCCGCGGCGAGATTTCGCGCCGCCAGTTCACGCAGTTGGCGGCCCTCGTACTTGCCGGCACGCCGATGCTGCTGCGCTCGACCGGTGCCTTCGCGCAGGCCAAGGAACTGGTGCTGGTCAACTGGGGTGGCGACGCCATTACGGCTTACGATGCCGCCTACGGCCAGGCCTTCACCAAGGACACCGGCATTACCGTGAAGATGGACGGCTCGGGCCCGACCGAAGGCGCCATCTCGGCGCAGTTCAAGAGCGGCGCCCCGACCTGGGATCTGGTCGACGTCGATCCGTTCTCGGCCATCACGCTCGGCGCCCAGGGCGCGCTGGAGCCCATCGACTACAACATCGTCGACAAGAAGAAGATGCGGCCGGGCTTCGGCTGGGACTATGCCGCCTCGACCTATTTCTTCTCCTACATTATCGCCTATGATTCCGAAAAATACGGCAAGGATGCCCCGACCGGCATGGCCGACTTCTTCGATGTGAAGAAATTTCCCGGCAAGCGCTCGCTCTACAAATGGGGTGTGTCGAGCTGGGAAGCGGCCCTTCTCGCCGACGGCATTGCGCCGGCTTCGCTCTACCCGCTCGACCTCAAGCGTGCGCATGACAAGATCGCCGCCTTCAAGGAAAACGTCGTTGCCTATTGGGGTGGCGGCGCCGAGAGCCAGAGCGTGCTGCTCAACGGCGAAGCCTCGATGGCGATCGTCTGGTCGACCCGCGCCTCACTGATCGAGCAGGACTCCGGCGGCAAGATCAAGTTCATCTGGGATCAGGGCCTGATCTCGCCCGGTGCGCTGGCCGTGCTCAAGGGCAATCCCGGCGGCAAGGATGCGGCGATGAAATTCATCGCCAGCGCCCAGGATCCGCAAAAGCAGCTCATCATGTTCGACAAGCTCGGCCAGGGTCCGGCCAATCCGGCCACCGACGCGCTGATCCCTGCCGACAAGAAGCGCATCAACCCCGTCGACCCGGACAACATGAAGAAGCAGATCGCGCTCGACATGGATTGGTACGCCAAGAACTACGGCGCGGCGCTCGACGAATACACCAAGATCATCTCCGCCTGA
- a CDS encoding ABC transporter ATP-binding protein: MQQPGRAAEIKAIGIGKSFGSFRALDNLTLNIGRGEFLTLLGPSGSGKTTFLMILAGFVQPTEGKLFSDGTDITDRPAEQRAAGMVFQGYALFPHMSVEANIAFPLKVRKKSSSEIKKRVGEMIERVGLVGHEKKLPSQLSGGQQQRVALARALVFEPGVLLLDEPFSALDKSLRGQMQAEMKRLHQETGTTFVFVTHDQSEALALSSRVAIFNHGKLLQVGAPDEVYDRPDNRFVAEFLGEINMLPLKGVQPADNGSTGLCEDRAVNMHCKAEKVRGDAILAIRPEHMSIAREAAVGENGIAATATASTYLGAATKLDLTTRQGAKVTVSVPNEVAAAALSKGNSVWLTWPAEKGFLLPDGGQ, translated from the coding sequence ATGCAGCAACCCGGCCGGGCCGCGGAGATCAAGGCAATCGGGATCGGCAAGAGCTTCGGCTCGTTCCGTGCGCTGGACAATCTGACGCTCAATATCGGCCGTGGCGAGTTCCTGACCCTGCTTGGCCCCTCCGGTTCGGGCAAGACCACCTTCCTGATGATCCTGGCCGGCTTCGTGCAGCCGACCGAAGGCAAGCTGTTCAGCGACGGCACCGACATCACCGATCGCCCGGCCGAACAACGCGCCGCCGGCATGGTGTTCCAGGGCTATGCGCTGTTCCCGCATATGAGCGTCGAGGCCAACATCGCTTTCCCGCTCAAGGTCCGCAAGAAATCATCCTCCGAGATCAAGAAGCGTGTCGGCGAGATGATCGAGCGCGTCGGTCTGGTCGGCCACGAGAAGAAACTGCCCTCGCAGCTCTCCGGCGGCCAGCAGCAGCGCGTGGCGCTTGCCCGGGCGCTGGTGTTCGAACCGGGCGTGCTGCTCCTCGACGAACCGTTCTCGGCGCTGGACAAGAGCTTGCGTGGCCAGATGCAGGCCGAAATGAAGCGCCTGCACCAGGAAACCGGCACCACTTTTGTGTTCGTCACCCACGATCAGAGCGAGGCGCTGGCGCTGTCGTCACGCGTCGCCATCTTCAACCATGGCAAATTGCTGCAGGTCGGCGCGCCGGATGAGGTCTATGACCGGCCGGACAACCGCTTCGTGGCCGAGTTCCTGGGCGAGATCAACATGCTGCCGCTGAAGGGGGTCCAGCCCGCCGATAATGGTTCGACGGGCCTCTGCGAGGACCGCGCGGTCAACATGCACTGCAAGGCCGAGAAAGTCCGTGGTGACGCCATCCTGGCGATCCGGCCCGAACACATGTCGATCGCGCGCGAAGCGGCGGTCGGCGAGAACGGCATTGCCGCGACCGCCACCGCCTCGACCTATCTGGGCGCCGCGACCAAGCTTGATCTCACCACACGCCAGGGCGCCAAGGTGACCGTTTCGGTGCCGAACGAGGTCGCGGCGGCAGCGCTGAGCAAAGGCAATTCCGTCTGGCTGACATGGCCGGCGGAAAAGGGTTTCCTCCTTCCGGATGGAGGACAATGA
- a CDS encoding 2-keto-4-pentenoate hydratase: MLDAEKAGAASRLLVGHWDKGTRLDAIPQDLRPKTRIEGYAIQSHVMDRSAAPLFGWKIAATSLAGQRHINVDGPMAGRLIAEKAVEVGGTVSLVTSKMRVAEIEFAFRFGRPLPPRPAPYEIAEVMEAVASLHPAIEIPDSRYNDFCAVGAPQLIADNACANLFVIGEAVKDEWRDVNLAEHPVVGLISGKSQHNGSGVAVLGDPRVALTWIVNELSGLGTALEPGQLVITGTCVTPISVEAGDEVIGDLGRFGRVSVRFV; encoded by the coding sequence ATGCTCGATGCAGAAAAAGCCGGAGCCGCGTCTCGGTTATTGGTAGGCCACTGGGACAAAGGTACCCGTCTCGATGCCATACCCCAAGATTTGCGGCCCAAGACGCGCATTGAAGGCTATGCCATCCAGTCGCATGTGATGGATCGCTCGGCGGCTCCGCTTTTCGGCTGGAAGATTGCCGCGACCAGTCTGGCCGGACAACGACACATCAATGTCGATGGCCCGATGGCCGGGCGTCTCATCGCCGAGAAAGCGGTCGAGGTCGGCGGGACCGTTTCCCTGGTGACGAGCAAGATGCGCGTGGCCGAAATCGAATTCGCTTTCCGTTTCGGTCGTCCGTTGCCGCCACGTCCGGCGCCCTACGAGATCGCCGAGGTGATGGAAGCCGTGGCGAGCTTGCACCCGGCGATCGAAATACCGGACTCGCGCTACAATGATTTCTGCGCTGTCGGGGCACCACAGCTCATCGCGGACAATGCCTGTGCCAATCTGTTTGTCATCGGCGAGGCGGTAAAAGATGAATGGCGCGACGTGAACCTCGCGGAGCATCCGGTGGTCGGTTTGATTTCCGGCAAGTCGCAGCACAATGGATCGGGCGTGGCTGTGCTGGGCGACCCTCGTGTTGCACTCACATGGATCGTCAATGAACTGTCTGGGCTCGGCACAGCCCTCGAGCCGGGACAGCTGGTGATCACAGGCACCTGCGTGACGCCTATCAGCGTCGAGGCGGGCGACGAAGTCATTGGCGATCTTGGCAGATTCGGCCGTGTCTCGGTGCGGTTTGTCTAG
- a CDS encoding cupredoxin domain-containing protein, with the protein MLIAGSAGVVQAASLVQISLWDKGASMEMPMGLAYATPGIDPAKATMGVKALPAVVKAGQVTFNVKNDSKDTIHEMIVMQLADPGKPLPYIDSENRVDEDKAGDKGEVSELDPGKSGTLTVDLTAGKYLLICNVPGHYAAGMWAEFTVEP; encoded by the coding sequence ATGCTCATCGCCGGCAGCGCCGGCGTCGTCCAAGCTGCTTCGCTTGTCCAGATTTCGCTCTGGGACAAGGGCGCGAGTATGGAGATGCCGATGGGGCTCGCCTATGCGACGCCCGGAATTGATCCGGCCAAGGCGACCATGGGCGTCAAGGCTTTGCCAGCTGTAGTGAAGGCCGGGCAGGTCACATTCAATGTGAAGAATGATTCCAAGGACACCATTCACGAAATGATCGTTATGCAACTTGCCGATCCCGGCAAGCCGCTTCCTTACATTGATTCCGAGAATCGGGTCGACGAAGACAAAGCTGGCGACAAGGGCGAAGTTTCGGAACTTGACCCCGGGAAATCAGGCACATTGACCGTCGATCTGACGGCTGGAAAATATCTGCTTATCTGCAACGTGCCAGGGCACTATGCCGCCGGCATGTGGGCCGAATTCACCGTCGAGCCATAG